GCTGGTGCTTCCTCAGCGGCGGACTCTTCTGCTGGTGCTTCCTCAGCTGCGGGCTCTTCTGCTGGTGCTTCCTCAGCGGCGGGCTCTTCTGCTGGCGCTTCCTCAGCTGCAGATTCCTCCACAGCAACTTCTTCCGCAGCTGCTTCTGCAACGACCTCTTCTTCCGTCTCCACAACTTCGGGTTCGGGTGCGGGCGGCGCTGAAACCGTAACGAGCTCTTCAGCAATCAGAATATTGACTTTTTCTTCGCCATTCACTGGCTTTCCTGCAGCATTTTGAACTGCATAACGGTTGTCACCGCGCAAGAAAATTTTGTAGTCAGCGGTCTTACGGACAAGCTTCATCGCCATGTCTTTTCTCCCTCAAGATACTCAGCAACAGCACAAAGCAGTGGGCTCTGCGCCAAATTGCGGCGTAGTATACGCGCAACTCAGAATTATAGCGATGCTTAGATTGCTGATTCAGCTCGACCTGATATACTCCGCCGCCTGCACGTTGCCGCACATGCCAGAGTGGTGAAATTGGTAGACACAGGGGATTCAAAATCCCCCGCCCTTAAAAGCGTGCCGGTTCGAGTCCGGCCTCTGGTACCACATAATTTTTCAAAGCAAAAAAAAACGCGAAGGTCTGCTATTGCGGCTGCCCGCCCTGGCCAAGACGCCGCCTTATTGGTCTGCCGACCATTGGGATGCCCGCGAGCAGCTAGAGCGAATTCTGCGTAAGTCAGTAAACCGCTTGCTCAAATTCAAATAGCGCTTCAATGGTAATATCGTCATGAAAGGGCAGCTCCTGGGTGCCAAAAATGCCGTATATCCCCGCTTCTCGGTCTATCCAAAAACATGAGTTAAGTAATCCTGTCCAAGAGTCTGAAAATGGCTTTCTTCCCCCCTCGATACCGCCTGTATGGAGCAGCAAGCCGAAGCCGAACCTTGCTCCGTTACCGAAACTCAAATCCCCGTTGTTGCTGATATTAGGCATAACGGTATCAAGAGCACCCATGATCGCACTTCATGCTGAAAAACCGTAGGAACGTCATTCAGATACTCGTCCTAAATAAAGCACCAATTACGCTCTTTGGTGTCTAGCAGCCGACTACTGCCGCGGGACACATGTGTTACCGTCGGAACTTCGAGCAATAGGATAAAAAATTTCTGCATTGAGAGCGTTTTAAAGCGATGGCAATCTCTTGGGAACCAGGCGAATTCGATAGCGTATACATGGTGTCGGGTAGTCTTTTAGTAACAACAGCTTCAGGTGACAGGGTGATCGGATACCCAAAACCCGTATCAGTCTCTGCCAGCAACCAAAGTGACGCTAAAACCAAGGTCAAAATGATGCTCCTTTCGAGGCACGGACTCAAAGACGTTAGCGTCACTCAAGACTCTCTCAGAGCGACATTGAAGCAAGATTGAATTTAACATCTCTGACCCGTAGCGGTTATCAAACTCAATCGTATGGGATGACGCTCCGACAGGGTGCGATGTGCCGCTGATGTGCCCGGTGAGGTACTGCGCCGAACAGGCAAGTCCAGTCGTCACCCCCCGGTTTGGCTTCTGGATAACAGCTTAGCCGGTGCGCCCGTCGCTTCTCAGCACAACTCAGCGAACGCACATCTCACTCAAACGTTCTTATCTCGAATATCCGAGTGCACTTTGATGCGATAGAGTCATCGACAAGGGTTCATCCCCCGGCCTTGAAAGTATATTGGCGCGATTTGGGCCTCTGGCACTCGCCTTGCTTCATCACCAAAAACTCTGCGCGTAGCCAATGGGCGGCTTTATCGGTAGCGTATTGGTGGAAATCCCGACCCAGGAGCGAGTCTATGTTCTCGGACATCAGCCAAACTGTTGCTAGGCAACTCATTACACACGGACACAGCGTCTCGGTCGCCGAGTCATCGACGGGCGGTCTTATCGCAGCGAATTTACTTTCCGTGGCCGGCGCCTCGAACTACTTTCGGGGCGGCAGCGTTATTTACACACGAGAATCGAGGTACGCCTTTCTCGATCTTGACCTCGTCAAGTTAAAAGGTCTGAAACCTTTGACCGAGCCTATGGTTGCCGAATTTGCCGATGCCGCACGATTGAAACTCGACGCCACCTGGGGTATTGCAGAACTGGGCGCCGCAGGCCCTAGAGGCACGCCCTACGGTCACGCCCCGGGGACAAGCGTCATAGGCATCAGCGGACCGATCAACGCTACGATTACTGTCGAGACGTCTTCGGATAGCCGCGAGGACAATATGGTGCGGTTTGCAGAAGCCGCACTATCACTCTTCAACGAGACACTGCGGAAATTCGATCAGGCTTAAAGCTCAGCCGAAATCGTCGTGGGCTCGGCCATTACACAGCCGCAAATGGTACTCGTTTTGCTCATCACTCTCGTCAGTCAGAATAAGCCGAGTGCCTGAGTGCCGTAAGCAGGCGCGCAGCGCGCGTCGAGCAACACTTGATTCAGGCTCTAGCGTCTCGGTCGGCAGGTCATCGAATGACTCGGATGGTTGGTCATCCTCGGGCAGACCCCAGCCAACACCCGTGTCGATAATGCGTAGATTCACGCAGTTGAAACCGTCCACCTCCTCCGACC
The Candidatus Paraluminiphilus aquimaris genome window above contains:
- a CDS encoding CinA family protein, whose protein sequence is MFSDISQTVARQLITHGHSVSVAESSTGGLIAANLLSVAGASNYFRGGSVIYTRESRYAFLDLDLVKLKGLKPLTEPMVAEFADAARLKLDATWGIAELGAAGPRGTPYGHAPGTSVIGISGPINATITVETSSDSREDNMVRFAEAALSLFNETLRKFDQA